In a genomic window of Sphingomonas lutea:
- a CDS encoding glutathione S-transferase family protein, whose product MSLILYAHPFSSYCWKVQIALDADGTAYEYRNVDPSNPGAMDDLKALWPLGKFPVLVDDRVPVVETSCIIEHLQAHHPGPNVWIPDGEAGRRVRFLDRFFDNHIQGNMQPAVNHAIWPDGEGLPAKRGIDALRVAYDWLEANLPDSEWAAGDTFTLADCAAAPALFYADWVDPIGKERPRVQAYRARLLAHPAVRKSVDGARPYRAYFPLGAPERD is encoded by the coding sequence GTGAGCCTTATTCTCTACGCGCACCCCTTCAGCAGCTATTGCTGGAAGGTGCAGATCGCGCTCGATGCCGACGGCACCGCTTACGAATATCGCAACGTCGATCCCTCCAACCCCGGCGCGATGGACGATCTGAAGGCGCTCTGGCCGCTGGGCAAGTTTCCGGTCCTGGTCGATGACCGCGTGCCGGTGGTCGAGACGAGCTGCATCATCGAGCATCTGCAAGCGCATCACCCCGGTCCGAACGTCTGGATCCCGGACGGCGAAGCGGGACGGCGCGTCCGCTTCCTCGACCGCTTCTTCGACAACCACATCCAGGGCAACATGCAGCCCGCGGTCAATCACGCGATCTGGCCCGACGGTGAGGGCCTCCCCGCCAAGCGCGGAATCGATGCGCTGCGGGTCGCCTACGATTGGCTCGAAGCCAATCTGCCCGACAGCGAATGGGCGGCGGGCGACACGTTCACGCTCGCCGACTGTGCCGCTGCTCCTGCTCTTTTCTACGCCGATTGGGTCGATCCGATCGGGAAGGAGCGCCCGCGCGTACAGGCGTATCGCGCGCGACTGCTGGCGCATCCGGCGGTCAGGAAGTCGGTGGATGGGGCGCGACCCTACCGCGCCTATTTCCCGCTCGGGGCGCCCGAGCGCGATTAA
- a CDS encoding J domain-containing protein — translation MVSRPTRWHGRVEGAQANCAVPGCREPGEFKAPLQPANFDGPGSWRFLCLAHVREHNSRYNFFDGMTSEEITEAQSPLHGWERPSRAFASNGADPPPAWSDFADPLDAISGRFRHIRDRQPSRFGKAERRALSVLGLGEDADRHALRSNYSNLVRRYHPDKNGGDRTHEVRLREVIEAYQLLRKDAAFA, via the coding sequence ATGGTAAGCAGGCCGACGCGCTGGCACGGACGGGTCGAGGGGGCGCAGGCCAATTGCGCGGTCCCCGGCTGCCGCGAGCCGGGCGAGTTCAAGGCGCCGCTCCAGCCCGCCAATTTCGATGGGCCGGGAAGCTGGCGCTTCCTCTGCCTGGCCCATGTCCGCGAGCATAATTCGCGCTACAATTTCTTCGACGGGATGACGTCCGAGGAGATTACCGAGGCGCAGTCGCCGTTGCACGGCTGGGAAAGGCCGAGCCGGGCGTTCGCCTCGAACGGCGCCGACCCGCCGCCGGCATGGAGCGACTTCGCCGATCCGCTCGACGCCATATCGGGCCGCTTTCGCCACATCCGTGACCGGCAGCCATCGCGCTTCGGCAAGGCCGAGCGGCGCGCGCTTTCGGTCCTCGGCCTGGGCGAGGATGCCGACCGGCACGCGTTGCGCAGCAATTATTCGAACCTCGTCCGGCGCTACCACCCCGACAAGAACGGCGGCGACCGCACGCACGAGGTTCGGCTGCGCGAGGTGATCGAGGCCTATCAGCTACTGCGCAAGGACGCGGCCTTCGCTTAA
- a CDS encoding BolA family protein, with protein sequence MTATSTGPVATEMLRRLATLSPTAITLVDESEQHRGHGGYNPAGESHFHLTIESAAFAGQSRVARQRLVYAALGDLMHERVHALSIRATAPGES encoded by the coding sequence ATGACCGCCACCTCCACCGGCCCCGTCGCGACCGAGATGCTGCGCCGCCTCGCCACCCTGTCGCCAACCGCGATTACGCTGGTCGACGAAAGCGAGCAGCATCGTGGTCACGGCGGTTACAATCCCGCGGGCGAAAGTCATTTCCACCTGACGATCGAAAGTGCGGCCTTCGCCGGCCAGTCGCGCGTCGCGCGCCAGCGGCTGGTCTATGCCGCCCTCGGCGACCTGATGCACGAGCGCGTCCACGCTTTGTCCATCCGCGCAACCGCCCCGGGAGAATCCTGA
- a CDS encoding pirin family protein, producing MATAETAILQTITPVTHDLGAFKVHRTLPSRPRTMVGPFIFVDEFGPARLPAGEGMDVRPHPHINLATVTYLFDGAIEHRDSIGSHQVIEPGAINLMTAGSGITHSERSPKQLRPDGPSLYGMQTWLALPDGKEEVDPAFDHIPGDGLPFVEDGGARARVLMGTLWGATATTPQHSPTIYADIELAAGGSIPIDADADERAITLVAGEAEIDGQPIAPFALYVLRPGHAARLSSRSGGKAMLLGGGAFATPRHVFWNFVSSSRDRIDQAKADWEAMRFALPPGDDQEFIPLPEVPKTVSYP from the coding sequence ATGGCCACCGCCGAGACCGCGATCCTGCAGACCATCACCCCGGTCACGCATGACCTTGGCGCGTTCAAGGTGCATCGCACCTTGCCGTCGCGGCCGCGGACGATGGTTGGGCCCTTCATCTTCGTCGATGAATTCGGCCCGGCGCGGCTGCCGGCAGGCGAAGGGATGGACGTGCGGCCGCACCCGCACATCAACCTCGCCACCGTCACGTACCTGTTCGACGGGGCGATCGAGCATCGCGACAGTATCGGGTCGCACCAGGTGATCGAGCCCGGCGCGATCAACCTGATGACCGCGGGCAGCGGAATCACCCATTCGGAGCGCTCGCCGAAGCAGCTCCGCCCGGATGGCCCGAGCCTGTACGGCATGCAGACCTGGCTCGCGCTGCCCGACGGCAAGGAGGAGGTCGATCCCGCCTTCGACCATATTCCCGGCGACGGCCTGCCGTTCGTCGAGGACGGCGGCGCGCGGGCGCGCGTGCTGATGGGGACGTTGTGGGGCGCGACCGCCACGACGCCGCAGCATTCGCCGACCATCTATGCCGATATCGAGCTTGCCGCCGGCGGATCGATCCCGATTGATGCTGACGCGGACGAGCGGGCGATCACGCTGGTCGCCGGCGAGGCCGAGATCGACGGTCAGCCGATCGCGCCGTTCGCGCTTTACGTACTGCGCCCCGGCCACGCCGCGCGCCTGTCGAGCAGGTCGGGCGGAAAAGCGATGCTGCTCGGCGGCGGCGCGTTCGCGACCCCGCGCCACGTGTTCTGGAACTTCGTCTCGTCGTCGCGCGACCGGATCGACCAGGCCAAAGCGGATTGGGAGGCGATGCGCTTCGCCTTGCCGCCGGGCGACGATCAGGAGTTCATTCCCCTGCCCGAAGTGCCCAAGACGGTCAGTTACCCGTGA
- a CDS encoding alpha/beta fold hydrolase: MRRVPLATGVTLNVALAGDPGRPAVILLHGFPESHRTWREVAARLDRDFFLIMPDLRGFAGSDRPQEVDAYKADTLVADVLALAKALGIDRFALVGHDWGGAIAWAAALKGDPRLTRLAIVNSPHPLIFQKSLIADAEQRAASQYITAFRTPGFEKVVEAMGYDKFFEKSFSKHVDLALIPAAGKQQYLADWSQPGALTAMLNWYRASKIIVPPPGVTLPLPDLLLRAFPTLRLPTLVVWGMRDRALLPLQLDGLDDLVEDLTVVRLPEVGHFAPWEAGDRVADALRDFLIPDSAATAPAA; this comes from the coding sequence ATGCGCCGCGTCCCGCTCGCCACCGGCGTTACACTGAACGTTGCGCTGGCGGGCGATCCGGGGCGACCGGCGGTCATTCTCCTTCACGGATTTCCTGAATCCCACCGGACGTGGCGAGAGGTGGCAGCGCGGCTGGATCGGGACTTCTTCCTGATCATGCCCGACCTGCGCGGCTTTGCCGGCTCCGACCGGCCGCAGGAGGTCGACGCCTACAAGGCCGACACGCTGGTCGCCGACGTGCTTGCCTTGGCCAAGGCGCTCGGCATCGACCGCTTCGCCCTGGTCGGGCACGATTGGGGCGGCGCGATCGCCTGGGCCGCGGCGCTGAAAGGCGATCCGCGACTGACCCGCCTCGCCATCGTCAATTCGCCGCATCCGCTGATCTTCCAGAAAAGCCTGATCGCGGACGCAGAGCAGCGCGCGGCTTCGCAATATATCACGGCCTTCCGCACGCCCGGCTTCGAAAAGGTCGTCGAGGCGATGGGCTATGATAAATTCTTCGAGAAGAGTTTTTCCAAGCACGTCGACCTGGCGCTGATCCCCGCTGCGGGGAAGCAGCAATATCTTGCCGACTGGTCGCAGCCCGGCGCGCTGACCGCGATGCTCAACTGGTATCGCGCGTCGAAGATCATCGTCCCGCCGCCGGGCGTGACCCTGCCCTTGCCCGACCTGCTGCTGCGCGCCTTTCCGACGTTGCGGCTGCCCACCCTGGTCGTGTGGGGCATGCGCGATCGCGCATTGCTCCCGCTGCAGCTCGACGGACTCGATGACCTGGTCGAGGATCTGACGGTCGTGCGCCTGCCCGAGGTCGGCCATTTCGCGCCGTGGGAGGCGGGCGACCGAGTCGCGGATGCGCTGCGGGACTTCCTCATACCGGACAGCGCCGCTACGGCCCCTGCGGCATGA
- the nusB gene encoding transcription antitermination factor NusB, which translates to MSQTRSRSRSAARLAAVQALYQQDMEGTPTARLLKEFHDHRLGATVGDDEYHDAERDFFDDIVIGAEARREEIDGLIAGRLAKGWSLERLDRPMRAILRAGAYELVARADVPVGSVISEYVDVAHAFYDKRESGFVNGLLDAIAKEARSGSKGPARAE; encoded by the coding sequence ATGAGCCAGACTCGTTCCCGTTCCCGATCCGCCGCGCGGCTTGCCGCCGTCCAGGCGCTTTATCAGCAGGACATGGAAGGCACGCCGACCGCGCGCCTGCTCAAGGAATTTCACGACCACCGGCTCGGCGCCACGGTTGGCGACGACGAATATCATGATGCCGAACGCGACTTCTTCGACGATATCGTCATCGGCGCGGAAGCGCGGCGTGAGGAGATCGACGGCCTGATCGCGGGCCGCCTCGCCAAGGGCTGGAGCCTCGAGCGGCTCGACCGGCCGATGCGCGCCATCCTCCGCGCCGGGGCGTATGAGCTGGTCGCCCGCGCCGACGTTCCCGTCGGGTCGGTGATTTCCGAATATGTCGACGTCGCCCACGCCTTTTACGACAAGCGCGAAAGCGGCTTCGTCAACGGCCTGCTCGATGCCATCGCCAAAGAGGCGCGGTCGGGAAGCAAAGGACCCGCGCGCGCGGAATGA
- a CDS encoding sodium-translocating pyrophosphatase translates to MNMLLIAIACGVIAVLYGIFTSRQVLASSPGNQRMIEVAGAIQEGAGAYLRRQYTAIAIVGAVVAVVIFFFLGGLSAAAFLVGAILSGAAGFIGMNISVRSNVRTAEAARTSLQRGLTVAFRAGAITGMLVAGLALLAIAGLFWYLIGPAGFAPESREVITALTALALGASLVSIFARLGGGIFTKAADVGADLVGKVEAGIPEDDPRNPAVIADNVGDNVGDCAGMAADLFETYVVTVGITMVMVALLVGAGAQLLPLMTLPLLIGGVCIITSIIGTYMVRLGAKGSIMGALYKGFWTATGLAVPAIFGAAWYALGGDLDQVISTTDGTSFPAINLVWTSFIGLAVTALIVWITEYYTGTNYRPVQSIAKASQTGHGTNIIQGLAISLESTALPTIVIIAGLISSYQLAGFLGVAFAASAMLALAGMVVALDAYGPVTDNAGGIAEMAGLEDEVRHRTDALDAVGNTTKAVTKGYAIGSAGLAALVLFGAYTADLREFGDEIGVTANLDVLFSLSNPYVIVGLLLGALLPYLFGAMGMTAVGRAGGAVVEEVRGQFRDNPGIMDGTVRPNYARTVDLVTKAAIKEMIVPSLLPVLAPIVVYFVIGAVGGKENGLAAVGALLLGVIVSGLFVAISMTSGGGAWDNAKKYIEDGNYGGKGSEAHKAAVTGDTVGDPYKDTAGPAVNPMIKITNIVALLLLAALAGGAH, encoded by the coding sequence ATGAATATGCTTTTGATCGCCATCGCTTGTGGCGTCATTGCCGTGCTTTACGGCATTTTCACAAGCCGCCAGGTGCTTGCCTCTTCGCCGGGCAACCAACGCATGATCGAGGTCGCGGGCGCGATCCAGGAAGGCGCTGGCGCCTACCTTCGCCGCCAGTACACCGCGATCGCCATCGTCGGCGCCGTCGTTGCGGTCGTCATATTCTTCTTCCTCGGCGGATTGTCCGCTGCGGCCTTCTTGGTCGGCGCGATCCTGTCCGGCGCGGCGGGCTTCATCGGCATGAACATCTCGGTTCGCTCGAACGTGCGCACCGCCGAAGCTGCGCGCACCAGCCTGCAGCGCGGCCTGACCGTCGCCTTTCGCGCGGGGGCCATCACCGGCATGCTCGTCGCGGGCCTGGCGCTCCTCGCGATCGCGGGACTGTTCTGGTACCTTATCGGCCCGGCGGGCTTTGCGCCGGAATCGCGTGAAGTCATCACTGCGCTGACCGCGCTTGCTCTCGGCGCGTCGCTGGTATCGATCTTTGCGCGTCTCGGCGGCGGCATCTTCACCAAGGCCGCCGACGTCGGCGCCGACCTGGTCGGCAAGGTCGAAGCCGGAATTCCCGAGGACGATCCCCGCAACCCGGCGGTGATCGCCGACAACGTCGGCGACAATGTCGGCGATTGTGCCGGCATGGCCGCGGACTTGTTCGAAACCTATGTCGTGACCGTCGGCATCACGATGGTCATGGTCGCGCTGCTCGTCGGCGCGGGCGCGCAGCTGCTGCCGCTGATGACCCTTCCGCTGCTGATCGGCGGCGTGTGCATCATCACTTCGATCATCGGCACCTACATGGTCCGCCTCGGCGCCAAGGGATCGATCATGGGCGCGCTCTACAAGGGCTTCTGGACCGCCACCGGCCTTGCCGTTCCGGCGATCTTCGGCGCGGCCTGGTATGCGCTGGGCGGTGATCTCGACCAGGTGATCAGCACCACCGACGGCACCAGCTTCCCGGCCATCAACCTCGTCTGGACCAGCTTCATCGGCCTGGCAGTGACGGCGCTGATCGTCTGGATCACCGAATATTACACCGGCACCAACTATCGCCCGGTGCAGTCCATCGCCAAGGCTTCGCAGACTGGTCACGGCACCAACATCATCCAGGGCCTGGCGATCAGCCTGGAATCGACGGCGCTGCCGACGATCGTGATCATCGCCGGCCTGATCAGCAGCTACCAGCTGGCTGGCTTCCTCGGGGTTGCCTTCGCCGCTTCGGCGATGCTTGCGCTGGCGGGCATGGTCGTCGCGCTCGACGCCTACGGTCCGGTGACCGACAATGCCGGCGGCATCGCCGAAATGGCGGGGCTTGAGGACGAAGTGCGGCATCGCACCGACGCCCTCGATGCGGTCGGCAACACCACCAAGGCGGTGACCAAGGGCTATGCCATCGGTTCGGCCGGCCTGGCCGCGCTGGTGCTGTTCGGCGCCTACACCGCCGACTTGCGCGAGTTCGGTGACGAGATTGGCGTGACCGCCAACCTCGACGTCCTGTTCAGCCTGTCCAACCCCTACGTCATCGTCGGCCTGCTGCTCGGCGCATTGCTGCCCTATTTGTTCGGCGCGATGGGCATGACCGCGGTCGGCCGTGCCGGCGGCGCGGTGGTCGAGGAAGTGCGTGGCCAATTCCGCGACAATCCCGGCATCATGGATGGCACGGTGCGTCCCAACTACGCCCGCACCGTCGACCTGGTGACCAAGGCGGCGATCAAGGAAATGATCGTCCCGTCGCTTCTTCCGGTGCTTGCCCCGATTGTCGTCTATTTCGTCATCGGCGCGGTCGGCGGCAAGGAAAATGGCCTCGCAGCGGTCGGCGCGCTGCTCCTCGGCGTGATCGTCTCCGGCCTGTTCGTCGCGATTTCGATGACCAGCGGCGGCGGTGCCTGGGACAATGCCAAGAAATACATCGAAGACGGCAATTACGGCGGCAAGGGCTCGGAAGCCCACAAGGCCGCAGTGACGGGCGACACCGTTGGCGATCCCTACAAGGACACCGCCGGTCCGGCCGTCAATCCGATGATCAAGATCACCAACATCGTCGCGCTGCTTCTGCTCGCGGCGCTGGCGGGCGGCGCGCACTAG
- a CDS encoding quinone oxidoreductase family protein, with product MPHAIRVHQFGGPEVLQWEAIDVADPGPGEARIRQDAAGLNFIDVYHRTGLYPQPLPFTPGSEGAGVVEAVGDGVTIVQPGDRVAYAGPIGSYADVRLIPANRLIKLPEAISTEQAAAMMLQGMTAHMLVRQVYRVAQGDTILVHAAAGGVGLILCQWAAALGATVIGTVSTEAKADLARAHGCHHPIIYTRDDFVAEVERITGGAKLPVVYDSVGADTFLRSIDCLRPRGMMVSYGNASGPVDPISPLLLAHKGSLFLTRPTLFNYIATRDELERSAAALFEMVENGQVRIDIKQRFALRDAAEAHRALESRLTTGSTILTI from the coding sequence ATGCCACACGCAATTCGAGTGCATCAGTTCGGCGGACCCGAAGTCCTGCAATGGGAGGCTATCGACGTGGCCGACCCCGGTCCGGGCGAGGCGCGGATTCGCCAGGACGCGGCCGGCCTGAACTTCATCGACGTCTATCACCGCACCGGCCTCTACCCGCAGCCGCTGCCGTTCACGCCGGGCAGCGAAGGCGCGGGCGTGGTCGAAGCGGTCGGGGATGGCGTGACGATCGTCCAGCCCGGCGACCGCGTTGCTTATGCCGGCCCTATCGGAAGCTATGCCGACGTTCGCCTGATCCCCGCCAATCGGCTGATCAAACTCCCTGAAGCGATCTCGACCGAGCAGGCCGCGGCGATGATGCTTCAAGGCATGACCGCGCACATGCTGGTGCGGCAGGTCTATCGCGTCGCGCAGGGCGACACGATCCTGGTCCATGCCGCCGCGGGCGGGGTTGGGTTGATCCTGTGCCAATGGGCAGCGGCGCTCGGCGCGACGGTCATCGGAACGGTGAGCACGGAAGCCAAGGCCGACCTCGCCCGCGCGCACGGCTGCCACCATCCCATTATCTATACTCGCGACGATTTCGTGGCCGAGGTCGAACGGATCACGGGTGGCGCGAAATTGCCGGTCGTGTACGACTCCGTTGGCGCGGACACATTCCTGCGTTCGATCGATTGCCTCCGTCCGCGCGGGATGATGGTCAGCTACGGCAATGCGTCGGGCCCGGTCGATCCGATCTCCCCCTTGCTGCTTGCGCATAAAGGGTCGCTGTTCCTGACCCGTCCGACCCTGTTCAACTACATTGCCACCCGCGACGAACTCGAGCGAAGTGCCGCCGCCCTGTTCGAGATGGTTGAAAACGGGCAGGTGCGTATCGACATCAAGCAACGATTCGCGCTTCGTGACGCAGCCGAGGCGCATCGCGCGCTGGAAAGTCGGCTTACGACCGGATCGACGATCCTGACGATCTGA
- the infA gene encoding translation initiation factor IF-1: MAKEELLEMRGKVVELLPNAMFRVELENGHEILGHTAGKMRKNRIRVLTGDEVLVELTPYDLTKGRITYRFMPGRGGPPGYTG; encoded by the coding sequence TTGGCCAAGGAAGAACTGCTCGAGATGCGCGGCAAGGTGGTGGAATTGCTGCCCAATGCGATGTTCCGCGTCGAGCTCGAGAACGGCCACGAAATCCTCGGCCACACGGCGGGCAAGATGCGCAAGAACCGCATCCGCGTGCTGACCGGCGACGAAGTGCTGGTCGAACTGACGCCCTACGACCTGACCAAGGGCCGGATCACCTACCGCTTCATGCCCGGCCGCGGAGGCCCGCCCGGCTATACCGGCTAA
- a CDS encoding Maf family protein, producing MRLILASASPRRLDLLARIGVVPDAVIPADVDESVLAGELPRGHAQRLAREKAQAVATPDALVLAADTVVAVGRRILPKVEDEPTLRRCLELLSGRRHRVLTGVALALPGGEVRERLVETMIAMKRLSAEEIDYYAGHGEWRGKAGGYALQGYGEVYVRHIAGSYSNVVGLPLAETRMLLKSAGYPLA from the coding sequence GTGCGGCTGATCCTCGCTTCGGCGAGCCCACGGCGCCTCGACCTGCTGGCGCGCATCGGCGTCGTGCCCGACGCCGTGATCCCTGCCGATGTCGATGAAAGCGTCCTTGCCGGCGAGCTGCCCCGCGGCCACGCGCAGCGCCTTGCGCGGGAAAAAGCGCAGGCGGTGGCGACGCCCGACGCGCTGGTTTTGGCTGCCGATACGGTGGTCGCCGTCGGTCGCCGGATCCTCCCCAAGGTCGAGGACGAACCCACCCTGCGACGGTGCCTCGAGCTCCTGTCCGGACGGCGTCATCGCGTCCTGACCGGCGTTGCCCTCGCGCTTCCCGGCGGGGAAGTCCGCGAACGCCTGGTCGAAACGATGATCGCAATGAAGCGCCTCTCCGCGGAGGAGATCGATTACTACGCCGGCCACGGCGAATGGCGCGGCAAAGCCGGCGGCTACGCCCTGCAAGGCTATGGCGAAGTTTACGTCCGCCACATCGCCGGCAGCTATTCCAATGTCGTCGGACTGCCGCTGGCGGAAACGCGCATGCTGCTGAAGTCCGCGGGATACCCGCTTGCCTGA
- a CDS encoding ribonuclease, protein MPEWIRERGIGETRLALVDGHDIVEARVLLDDVIPAGRLIDARLMRSGRNGLARDAAGNEYLLPAGAGRIAEGAAVTIVVTRSAIPGAEPWKRPLAKVATGADTDIASRDVRDGRLPASWNDLIEEARSGIVRFDGGELRLSPTPAMTLIDVDGTRTAEDLSMDGARAAAQAIRRLDIGGSIGIDLPTTGSKSARQAAAVAIDEALPQPFERTAVNGFGFVQIVRPRKRASLLELAQDRAAFEARDLLRRTSSEAPGARRLVAHPVVVELLERHPDWLASLARLLGGEIGLRADAKLPMSGGYAEPF, encoded by the coding sequence TTGCCTGAATGGATTCGCGAGCGCGGCATCGGCGAGACGCGGCTCGCGCTCGTCGACGGCCACGACATTGTCGAAGCCCGCGTCCTCCTCGACGACGTCATTCCCGCGGGCCGGTTGATTGACGCGCGCCTCATGCGATCCGGCCGGAACGGGCTCGCGCGCGATGCGGCGGGAAACGAATATCTGCTCCCGGCCGGTGCGGGTCGGATCGCGGAAGGCGCCGCAGTCACGATCGTCGTCACGCGCTCGGCTATTCCCGGCGCCGAACCGTGGAAGCGGCCGCTGGCGAAGGTCGCGACGGGGGCCGACACCGATATTGCCAGTCGAGACGTGCGCGACGGCCGGTTGCCGGCCTCGTGGAACGACCTGATCGAGGAGGCGCGGTCGGGCATCGTCCGCTTTGATGGCGGCGAACTGCGGCTTTCCCCAACGCCGGCGATGACCTTGATCGATGTCGATGGCACGCGGACCGCCGAAGACTTGTCGATGGATGGCGCGCGGGCCGCGGCACAGGCGATCCGCCGCCTCGACATCGGCGGGTCAATCGGCATCGACCTTCCGACGACGGGGAGCAAGTCGGCGCGGCAGGCGGCGGCCGTCGCAATCGACGAGGCGCTTCCGCAGCCGTTCGAGCGCACGGCGGTCAACGGCTTTGGCTTCGTCCAGATTGTCCGCCCGCGGAAGCGCGCGTCCCTGCTCGAGCTTGCGCAAGACCGCGCAGCGTTCGAAGCACGCGATCTGCTTCGCCGGACATCGTCCGAGGCGCCCGGCGCACGGCGGCTCGTCGCCCATCCCGTGGTGGTCGAGCTTCTCGAGCGCCATCCGGATTGGCTGGCGTCGCTGGCACGTCTGTTGGGCGGCGAAATCGGCTTGCGAGCGGACGCCAAGCTTCCCATGTCCGGCGGATATGCCGAGCCGTTCTAA
- a CDS encoding DNA gyrase inhibitor YacG, producing the protein MPSRSKPKPCPLCGRAPSPAHAPLCGQGCKDRDLLKWLGEGYRIPGPPAEDSLPTVGVDSAEGES; encoded by the coding sequence ATGCCGAGCCGTTCTAAGCCGAAGCCCTGCCCGCTGTGCGGCCGCGCACCGTCACCCGCCCACGCGCCCCTCTGTGGTCAGGGCTGCAAGGACCGCGACCTTCTGAAATGGCTGGGCGAGGGCTACCGCATCCCCGGCCCACCTGCCGAGGACAGCCTGCCGACCGTCGGGGTGGACAGCGCGGAAGGGGAAAGCTAG
- a CDS encoding transglutaminase-like cysteine peptidase, whose translation MGRILLGALCAAAAVTCSPAAAEPAPVASAGPAIIVTANAGPNMLGTIALPIRAARFAESWARASADATRSPELQRMIAPGRAMGRLQKVNFVQAAVHARVRWMSDATQWGQHDYWATAEQTLAKGAGDMEDRAIVKMQALRALGFDHRDLFLTLGRDRVGGPITVLMVRIDDRYFMVDDTGGPATLLDRRGFEFQPQLSFGSAGSWIHARKIPAKRTAAAISAASASRN comes from the coding sequence ATGGGTCGGATTTTGCTGGGCGCGTTATGCGCCGCTGCGGCGGTTACTTGCAGTCCCGCCGCAGCGGAACCCGCCCCGGTCGCGAGCGCCGGTCCGGCCATTATCGTGACCGCCAATGCCGGCCCCAACATGCTTGGTACGATCGCATTGCCGATCCGCGCCGCCCGTTTTGCCGAAAGCTGGGCGCGCGCCAGCGCCGATGCGACCCGTTCACCCGAATTGCAGAGGATGATTGCACCCGGGCGCGCCATGGGGCGGCTGCAGAAGGTCAATTTTGTGCAAGCGGCGGTGCACGCACGCGTGCGGTGGATGTCCGACGCCACGCAATGGGGCCAACACGATTATTGGGCAACCGCCGAACAGACGCTCGCCAAGGGCGCCGGCGACATGGAAGATCGCGCGATCGTGAAGATGCAGGCGCTACGGGCGCTCGGCTTTGATCATCGCGACCTGTTTCTGACGCTTGGACGCGACCGCGTTGGCGGCCCGATCACCGTGTTGATGGTGCGCATCGATGACCGTTACTTCATGGTCGACGATACCGGCGGACCAGCGACCTTGCTCGATCGCCGCGGCTTTGAATTCCAGCCGCAATTGAGCTTCGGTTCTGCCGGCAGCTGGATCCACGCCCGCAAGATTCCGGCAAAGCGCACCGCCGCCGCGATTTCCGCCGCTTCGGCAAGCCGCAACTGA
- a CDS encoding DUF4142 domain-containing protein has product MRKTLIHLAVLGLPLLAAGCGGSDRPPPLAASTAARPLAATAAPAGPAISAAAYISNAASIDLFAVRSANVALQRSTNLRTREFASMMVAAHRGTAAQLSLAGRRLNLLPGADLMPRHDAMMAQLVAAGDFDATYRALQLQVHQDALTLHRNFAARGASPTLRPVAAAAVPIIERHLRLLRTL; this is encoded by the coding sequence ATGCGCAAAACGCTAATCCACCTCGCTGTTCTGGGTCTGCCGTTGCTTGCCGCGGGCTGCGGCGGGAGTGACCGGCCGCCGCCTTTGGCCGCGTCCACCGCCGCCCGCCCGCTGGCCGCAACCGCTGCTCCGGCCGGCCCCGCGATCTCCGCCGCCGCTTACATCTCGAACGCGGCATCGATCGATCTGTTTGCCGTGCGCTCGGCCAACGTTGCGCTCCAGCGGTCGACCAATCTGCGCACGCGCGAATTTGCCAGCATGATGGTCGCCGCGCATCGCGGGACCGCGGCGCAATTGTCGCTCGCGGGGCGCCGGCTCAACCTCCTCCCCGGCGCCGATCTCATGCCGCGGCATGACGCGATGATGGCGCAACTGGTTGCCGCCGGCGACTTCGACGCGACTTACCGCGCGCTGCAGTTGCAGGTCCACCAGGATGCCTTGACGCTGCACCGCAATTTTGCCGCGCGCGGCGCCAGCCCGACCTTGCGGCCGGTTGCGGCGGCCGCCGTGCCGATCATCGAGCGTCACTTGCGGCTGCTGCGCACGCTTTGA